One genomic window of Micromonospora sp. WMMD1128 includes the following:
- the dnaA gene encoding chromosomal replication initiator protein DnaA — protein MTGETDLAAVWAAATEELADEIISAQQRAYLRLTRLRAIVEDTALLSVPDAFTRDVIESRLRPAITEALSRRLGRPIQVAVTVRVAEDPGGRPAGTVYRSSPEPLPEPDGPADPLPGFDRLGPPPAQPTFPVPRPNPGYAETRPDPSTEEHPPRQRNADGGRPQLIPAGRDGQDTLFGAAFAEPLRAPERRSFDERPGAEPSTDPLGYEPRYREAPGPADAPPLRGLPRDGATDNGPGRGAPDLHRPGGQPDRRLPGGAESGGNRLNPKYMFETFVIGSSNRFAHAASVAVAESPAKAYNPLFIYGHSGLGKTHLLHAIGHYATTLGNARSVRYVSTEEFTNDFINSLRDDKTSAFQRRYRDVDILLIDDIQFLENRERTQEEFFHTFNTLHNANKQIVITSDRSPRQLATLEDRMRTRFEWGLLADIQPPDLETRIAILQKKAAQERMYAPPDVLEFIASRVSNSIRELEGALIRVTAFASLTRSSVELSLAEEVLRDFMPDGAGPEINADQIMASTSEYFGVSLEDLRGHSRSRVLVNARQVAMYLCRELTDLSLPRIGQAFGGRDHTTVMHADRKIRQQMAERRSLYNQIAELTNRIKQNT, from the coding sequence CGGTGTGGGCGGCGGCCACCGAGGAACTCGCCGACGAGATCATCTCCGCGCAGCAACGGGCCTACCTCCGACTCACCCGGTTGCGGGCGATCGTCGAGGACACCGCGCTGCTCTCCGTGCCGGACGCCTTCACCCGGGACGTGATCGAGTCCCGGCTCCGCCCGGCCATCACCGAGGCGTTGAGCCGTCGGCTCGGCCGGCCGATCCAGGTGGCCGTCACCGTGCGGGTCGCCGAGGACCCGGGCGGGCGCCCGGCCGGCACGGTCTACCGCAGCAGCCCGGAACCACTCCCCGAGCCGGACGGCCCGGCGGATCCGCTCCCCGGGTTCGACCGGCTCGGCCCACCGCCGGCGCAGCCGACCTTTCCCGTCCCCCGCCCGAACCCGGGGTACGCCGAGACGCGGCCGGACCCGTCGACGGAGGAGCACCCGCCGCGGCAGCGGAACGCGGACGGCGGCCGGCCGCAGTTGATCCCGGCCGGTCGGGATGGTCAGGACACGCTCTTCGGCGCCGCGTTCGCCGAGCCGCTGCGCGCCCCCGAGCGCCGGTCCTTCGACGAGCGTCCCGGCGCCGAGCCGTCCACCGACCCGCTCGGATACGAGCCGCGCTACCGGGAGGCCCCGGGTCCGGCCGACGCCCCGCCGTTACGGGGCCTGCCACGCGACGGCGCCACCGACAACGGGCCCGGCCGGGGTGCTCCCGACCTCCACCGCCCGGGTGGCCAGCCCGATCGCCGGCTGCCGGGCGGGGCGGAGAGCGGGGGCAACCGCCTCAACCCGAAGTACATGTTCGAGACGTTCGTCATCGGCTCGTCCAACCGGTTCGCCCACGCGGCGAGCGTGGCGGTGGCCGAGTCGCCGGCCAAGGCGTACAACCCACTGTTCATCTACGGTCACTCCGGGCTGGGCAAGACCCATCTGTTGCACGCCATCGGGCACTACGCCACCACGCTCGGTAACGCCCGCTCGGTCCGGTACGTCTCGACCGAGGAGTTCACCAACGACTTCATCAACTCGTTGCGGGACGACAAGACAAGCGCGTTCCAGCGCCGCTACCGCGACGTGGACATCCTCCTGATCGACGACATCCAGTTCCTGGAGAACCGGGAACGGACCCAGGAGGAGTTCTTCCACACGTTCAACACGCTGCACAACGCCAACAAGCAGATCGTGATCACCTCCGACCGGTCGCCGCGGCAGCTCGCCACGCTCGAGGACCGGATGCGGACCCGGTTCGAGTGGGGACTGCTGGCCGACATCCAGCCGCCGGACCTGGAGACCAGGATCGCGATCCTGCAGAAGAAGGCGGCGCAGGAGCGGATGTACGCCCCACCGGACGTGCTGGAGTTCATCGCCTCCCGGGTGTCGAACTCGATCCGGGAGCTGGAGGGCGCGCTGATCCGGGTCACCGCGTTCGCCAGTCTCACCCGCTCCTCGGTCGAGCTGTCACTGGCCGAGGAGGTGCTGCGGGATTTCATGCCCGACGGCGCCGGCCCGGAGATCAACGCCGACCAGATCATGGCGTCCACCTCTGAATACTTCGGGGTGAGCCTGGAGGACCTGCGCGGCCACTCCCGGTCCCGGGTGCTGGTGAACGCCCGCCAGGTGGCGATGTACCTGTGTCGCGAGCTGACCGACCTGTCGCTGCCACGGATCGGCCAGGCGTTCGGTGGCCGTGACCACACCACGGTGATGCACGCCGATCGCAAGATCCGTCAGCAGATGGCGGAGCGGCGCTCGCTCTACAACCAGATCGCCGAGCTGACGAACCGGATCAAGCAGAACACCTGA